A section of the Parasteatoda tepidariorum isolate YZ-2023 chromosome 6, CAS_Ptep_4.0, whole genome shotgun sequence genome encodes:
- the LOC107445655 gene encoding DNA-directed RNA polymerase III subunit RPC9, translating into MEVINERAALLSNAEVFSLLETLKSDLKESKYSQRLNKNEKEKGKERLNTIVYETFKYLEEMPCASQSEESIKNFLIAIAPYELTKAEKLQLLNLQPKSLVEIQLLIEECEERFTEDQMNDILNVVAETLSSSTENEEGSYEEN; encoded by the exons GATCAACGAACGTGCGGCTTTGTTGTCAAATGCTGAA gtTTTTAGCCTTcttgaaacattaaaatctgatttaaaagaatcaaaatattcGCAGCGActcaataaaaatgagaaagaaaaggGGAAAGAGCGATTAAATACAATAGTTTATGAG acttttaaaTACCTAGAAGAAATGCCCTGTGCTTCACAATCAGAAGAGTcgatcaaaaactttttgattgcTATTGCTCCTTATGAACTAACCAA AGCTGAAAAACTGCAGTTACTAAATCTTCAGCCTAAAAGTCTAGTGGAAATCCAATTA ctGATTGAAGAGTGTGAAGAACGATTTACGGAAGATCAGATGAATGATATCTTGAATGTTGTTGCAGAAACACTTTCATCTAGTACAGAAAATGAAGAAGGCAGTTATGAAGAGAATTAA